One segment of Haloplanus natans DSM 17983 DNA contains the following:
- a CDS encoding Eco57I restriction-modification methylase domain-containing protein produces MVSEFLESRQGRPWTYDRTDADFEFYQGEGSSALEIVVVDHGERPTKEFLQKTYSDRRGGRVNPILIVALAESQAHLCGPSGEDPPVFPNVDRGQAERVCDAALSKPSRHAAQQFLSETLPQLDEELTGLRNQGLLSTHELREGVPDRPDWADAVEKAQGAFADDPRDLMRGLDYEIDRLTDQSYVLKDTSDGHERAVAVFLQEDESFDHAQDRFVGQSPVAYALNEADKRNLEYVIGNSGDTLRLYTTNPDAGFGSRGRTDTYVEVNTNLLSDEKAGYLWLLFSAQALREDGTLHDIMEDSKEYAASLGGRLRERIYDDVVPDLAEAIARARDLDDPTKDELDETYRMTLVLLYRLLFIAYAEDEKFLPRRRNERYDEDSLKRKARNLHQFVQDDGEFDDSFYDHWDDVMHLTRAVHHGHEELGLPAYDGTLLSEDPDISEAGANLADIRLNNAEFGPVLVNLLIDETEEGYQGPVDFRNIGVRDFGVIYEGLLESELSVADQPLTTDDEGHYQPVETGGQQTLGDDDEDVVVEAGEVYLHGQSGERKATGTYYTKSRFVEHLLDHSLEPALDDHIDRINQLREEEGENAAADAFFDIRVSDIAMGSGHFLVGAVDRIESRLYTYLTENPLPPVEEELDNLEDAALDAFDDEEYAPPVERGQLLRRQVARRCVYGVDLNPLATELARLSIWVHTFVPGLPLTFLDYNLVSGDSLAGIGTLDEVTDLLDAEQSSLGMFMGGQSVMNEIRGDIAQLGDFADASAEQVAEARETRAEIESKLEEVRARFDVLAASRINDNIDTEPVSDTSIDITEKECYKQAQDTLESTDPLHFPAAFPEVFDGNESGFNVIIGNPPWEEATLEEDEFWMRYEPGLQAKSQSEQEKIKTRLRNERPDLVKKYEEELAEQDKRRALLRNGPFPGMGTGDPDTYKAFSWRFWALTKTGGHSGVVLPRSVFSAAGSEEIRRKLLDEGIVRDLTFLVNNRHWVFSAVHPQYTIALLSFEKTEPTEKDVLSIRGPFPSKESFDKGRESPPHTFSIERAKNWTGSAAFPLLPPTPESGDVFEVLTDNPSLNRDAPDEWRARPNTELHATNDKKKDDDTVLMHFFDEGEMPPSDFWPIFKRSSFDIWTPDTGERYAWADPDVMIDYLQESRENSYQYAGKRSAFYEMPEEWIHNKDTLSCFSPRVVFRDVTRATDSRTVRSALVPPKIFLTNKAPYFLWPRGDERDQSYLLGVLCSIPLDWYARRFVETTLNYHILNGFPIPRPGRDDSLRQRVVELSGRLAAVDDRYADWANAVGVDYGPLDKDEKQDKIYELDAVVAHLYGLSRENVEVIFETFHDNWDHEERLERVLDYYASWADRLDLDHANREEARKAGTRDDD; encoded by the coding sequence ATGGTCTCCGAATTTCTCGAATCCAGACAGGGCCGTCCGTGGACATACGATCGGACGGACGCGGACTTTGAGTTCTATCAGGGGGAGGGATCGAGTGCGCTGGAGATAGTCGTCGTCGACCACGGGGAACGGCCGACGAAGGAGTTCCTCCAGAAGACGTACTCCGACCGCCGCGGCGGACGGGTGAATCCGATTCTCATCGTTGCACTTGCTGAGAGCCAAGCTCACCTTTGCGGTCCAAGCGGTGAAGATCCCCCCGTCTTCCCTAATGTTGATCGAGGACAGGCTGAGCGCGTATGTGACGCCGCCCTGAGCAAGCCCAGCCGACACGCAGCCCAGCAGTTCCTCAGCGAAACGCTTCCTCAGCTCGACGAGGAACTCACTGGCCTCCGGAACCAGGGACTTCTCTCGACTCACGAGCTCCGGGAGGGTGTCCCAGACCGACCCGATTGGGCGGATGCCGTGGAAAAGGCTCAAGGAGCGTTCGCCGACGACCCCCGTGACCTCATGCGGGGGTTGGACTACGAGATTGACCGCCTCACCGACCAGAGTTACGTCCTGAAGGACACCAGCGATGGCCACGAACGGGCGGTCGCCGTCTTCCTGCAGGAGGACGAATCGTTCGATCACGCCCAAGATCGATTCGTCGGCCAGTCACCGGTGGCCTACGCGCTCAACGAAGCCGACAAGCGAAACTTGGAGTACGTCATCGGCAACAGCGGCGATACACTCCGACTGTACACCACGAATCCCGACGCTGGCTTCGGTTCGCGGGGTCGAACTGACACCTACGTCGAAGTCAACACAAACCTCCTCTCCGACGAAAAGGCGGGGTACCTCTGGCTACTGTTCTCGGCTCAGGCGCTCCGCGAGGACGGCACGCTCCACGACATCATGGAGGATTCGAAGGAGTACGCCGCCTCGCTCGGTGGCCGACTCCGCGAACGCATCTACGACGACGTCGTCCCCGATCTCGCGGAGGCCATCGCCCGTGCCCGCGACCTCGACGACCCGACGAAAGACGAACTCGACGAAACGTACCGGATGACGCTGGTACTGCTGTACCGTCTCCTGTTCATCGCCTACGCAGAGGACGAGAAGTTCCTCCCACGCCGGCGGAACGAGCGGTACGACGAGGACTCGCTCAAACGCAAGGCACGGAACCTGCATCAGTTCGTGCAGGACGACGGCGAGTTCGACGACTCCTTCTACGACCACTGGGACGACGTCATGCACCTCACGCGGGCCGTCCACCACGGTCACGAAGAACTCGGGCTTCCCGCCTACGACGGGACGCTGCTCTCCGAAGACCCCGACATCTCTGAAGCGGGGGCGAACCTCGCAGACATCCGTCTGAACAACGCCGAGTTCGGGCCGGTGCTGGTGAACCTCCTCATCGACGAGACGGAGGAAGGCTACCAGGGCCCCGTCGACTTCCGTAACATCGGCGTCCGTGACTTTGGCGTCATCTACGAGGGGCTCCTCGAATCCGAGCTCTCGGTGGCGGACCAGCCCCTGACGACGGACGACGAAGGGCACTACCAGCCCGTCGAAACCGGCGGTCAGCAGACGCTCGGTGATGATGATGAGGATGTCGTCGTTGAGGCGGGGGAGGTCTATCTCCACGGCCAGTCCGGAGAGCGGAAGGCTACGGGGACCTACTACACCAAATCGAGATTCGTCGAACACCTCTTGGATCATTCGCTGGAGCCTGCGCTGGACGACCATATCGACCGCATTAACCAGCTCCGTGAGGAGGAGGGCGAGAACGCCGCCGCGGACGCGTTCTTCGACATCCGCGTTTCTGACATCGCCATGGGGTCGGGACACTTCCTCGTTGGTGCGGTCGATCGCATCGAGTCACGCCTCTACACGTATCTCACGGAAAATCCACTCCCACCCGTCGAAGAAGAACTGGACAACCTGGAGGACGCCGCGCTGGACGCGTTCGACGACGAGGAGTACGCCCCACCCGTCGAGCGTGGTCAGCTTTTGCGACGTCAGGTTGCTCGACGGTGTGTCTACGGTGTCGACCTAAATCCCTTGGCGACGGAACTTGCACGGCTATCTATTTGGGTGCACACGTTCGTTCCGGGGCTTCCGCTCACATTCCTTGACTACAACCTCGTGTCTGGTGATTCGTTAGCTGGGATCGGGACTCTGGACGAGGTAACAGATCTCCTCGACGCCGAACAGTCGTCGTTGGGGATGTTCATGGGTGGTCAGAGTGTAATGAACGAGATTCGCGGCGATATTGCTCAACTTGGAGACTTTGCAGACGCCAGTGCCGAACAGGTCGCGGAGGCCCGTGAGACGCGGGCGGAAATCGAATCGAAGCTTGAGGAGGTTCGTGCCCGATTCGACGTTCTTGCGGCATCGCGTATCAACGATAACATCGACACAGAACCGGTTTCGGACACGAGTATCGACATCACCGAGAAAGAGTGCTACAAGCAGGCACAGGATACGTTGGAATCGACTGATCCGCTCCATTTCCCCGCGGCCTTCCCGGAAGTGTTCGATGGAAATGAATCGGGTTTCAACGTTATTATTGGAAATCCTCCATGGGAGGAAGCTACATTAGAGGAAGATGAATTTTGGATGCGTTATGAACCAGGTCTACAAGCCAAATCACAGTCAGAGCAGGAGAAAATCAAGACGAGGCTTCGTAACGAGAGACCAGACCTCGTGAAAAAATATGAGGAGGAATTAGCGGAACAAGACAAACGGCGGGCTCTCCTTCGAAATGGCCCATTCCCTGGAATGGGGACCGGTGACCCGGACACGTATAAAGCATTTTCTTGGAGATTCTGGGCCCTAACAAAGACGGGAGGTCACTCGGGTGTTGTTCTACCAAGGAGTGTTTTCAGTGCGGCTGGATCGGAGGAGATCCGGAGGAAACTACTTGACGAAGGCATCGTGCGAGATTTAACCTTCCTTGTGAATAATCGTCACTGGGTCTTCTCAGCGGTGCACCCACAATACACGATTGCGCTCCTGAGCTTTGAGAAGACTGAACCGACGGAAAAAGATGTCTTGTCGATACGTGGACCATTCCCGAGTAAGGAGAGTTTCGATAAAGGGCGGGAGAGCCCCCCACATACGTTCTCTATTGAGAGAGCGAAAAATTGGACCGGATCAGCGGCTTTCCCCTTGCTTCCTCCAACCCCCGAATCAGGTGATGTTTTCGAAGTTCTAACCGACAACCCCTCTCTAAATAGAGACGCCCCGGACGAGTGGCGTGCAAGACCCAATACAGAACTACACGCAACGAACGACAAAAAGAAAGACGACGACACCGTCTTGATGCACTTTTTTGACGAAGGTGAGATGCCTCCCAGTGATTTCTGGCCAATATTTAAAAGAAGCTCATTCGACATCTGGACTCCTGATACGGGTGAGCGATATGCATGGGCTGACCCCGATGTTATGATAGATTATCTCCAAGAAAGCCGCGAAAATTCCTATCAGTACGCTGGGAAGCGATCCGCGTTCTACGAGATGCCCGAGGAGTGGATACATAACAAAGATACACTGTCATGTTTTTCACCACGGGTTGTATTCCGCGACGTTACCAGAGCAACTGATAGCCGAACTGTTCGGTCGGCACTTGTACCTCCCAAAATCTTTCTGACAAACAAAGCTCCGTACTTCCTATGGCCCCGAGGTGATGAACGTGACCAGTCCTATCTTCTTGGAGTTTTGTGTTCAATACCTCTTGACTGGTATGCTCGGAGGTTTGTTGAAACCACGCTCAACTATCATATCCTCAATGGGTTCCCAATCCCCCGACCAGGTCGAGATGATTCCCTCCGCCAACGTGTCGTTGAGCTTTCTGGCCGTCTTGCCGCCGTTGATGACCGCTATGCTGACTGGGCCAACGCCGTCGGTGTCGATTACGGGCCACTTGATAAGGATGAGAAACAGGACAAAATCTACGAACTCGATGCAGTCGTAGCCCACCTCTACGGTCTCTCTCGTGAGAATGTTGAAGTCATCTTCGAAACATTCCATGACAACTGGGATCACGAAGAACGCTTAGAGCGCGTCCTCGACTACTACGCCAGCTGGGCGGATCGACTCGATCTCGATCACGCCAACCGCGAGGAGGCACGGAAGGCGGGTACCCGAGACGATGACTGA
- a CDS encoding helicase-related protein — protein sequence MTERPQFVDNRNGNTLARAIDEYLGYLDGRLADEPDLDVVTGYFNPRGYFSIADGLEHVDDVRLLIGAQPDQEGIERWRRPEEPRGEAYERKRIEEALQSLDENLERDRNLLGFSRDVDEGLQDLVDFLRSERVEVRRHEDSFVHGKAYLFSDAEGVIAGSSNFTGAGLNSNLELNLGTYDPHVTDQVHEWFEELWAESEPYDLASLYEERFEPYDPYLIYLRVLYARYGDELEAERGDGDGAITLTNFQQDSVRRANRFLDEHDGVIIADEVGLGKTYIAGKLLEQYVQQNRQRALVVAPAYLRDGMWQSKPAEWGIQFETVSYAELRNDRQLGGDANNLNLAVDDYQLVVIDEAHAFRNPGTQQSHALRTLLRGDPPKDVVMLTATPVNNSLWDLYYLLNYFIRNDAAFANEGIRSLRDRFKQAQSEDPSDLSPDLLFDVLDETTVRRTRRFIKNHYENATMPDGEGGEIRINFPDPQPKRVDYTFTDTFGDEYFHDVAQGLAAGDHEEAELTLARYRPSYYLEGEEDASELSLVGLLRTGLLKRFESSSYAFANTLSRMIAQNRAALRLMEEGYFPETDAIEEWVEVDNDEAMDEIFGEAHDGNIPLGAAEADPARLRADLEHDIEILERWRDGAEAVSRDEDEKLHALRDTLQDIVQQAHDDAEAGEISDEDIEATFRRNRKVLLFSYYEDTVDWIYEYLEDVVDEDESLSCYEGRIAAVSGDGSKYGVTREEAVHGFAPNSGDAPPGATDDFDILITTDVLGQGVNLQEARNVINYDLPWNPMRVVQRNGRIDRVNSPHSEIYPFSFFPEDRLDELLELEHRVRQKLTQAARSIGVSGGVIPDMETLNQNFAEKVKDIDSIHEEEDEFYEQGGADAAAYSGEEYRQELREGLEDREEQITSLPWAAGSGFRGDEPGYFFCARVGDEVFMRFVPREMDEDDEIVQDTLTCLKRIECTRDTERALPDSMRERIYDAWGTAQEDIFRQWQEQTDPLNVQPDIRRLFREVGQHLRDHWPADMTQDELQETVEAVEAPWGRRYERELREIYEDESLGPIEKSRALVDKVEDLGLQPFEAPDPLPPIEENEVKLVCWMIVAPEEDESEQDDRPGLMSQVTFDT from the coding sequence ATGACTGAGCGACCCCAGTTCGTCGATAACCGGAATGGCAACACGCTCGCCCGCGCCATCGACGAGTACCTTGGCTATCTCGACGGCCGGCTCGCCGACGAACCCGACCTCGACGTGGTGACGGGCTACTTCAATCCACGCGGATACTTCTCCATCGCCGATGGCCTGGAACACGTCGACGACGTACGCCTCCTCATCGGCGCACAGCCCGATCAAGAGGGCATCGAGCGGTGGCGACGGCCCGAGGAACCACGTGGGGAGGCCTACGAACGAAAGCGAATAGAGGAGGCGCTCCAGTCGCTGGACGAGAACCTCGAACGTGACCGCAACCTCCTCGGATTCTCCCGTGACGTCGACGAGGGACTCCAAGATCTGGTCGACTTCCTTCGGAGCGAACGGGTTGAAGTGCGCCGTCACGAGGACAGTTTCGTCCACGGGAAGGCCTACCTGTTCTCCGACGCCGAGGGCGTCATCGCCGGGTCGTCGAATTTCACCGGCGCGGGGCTCAACTCGAACTTGGAGCTGAACCTCGGCACGTACGACCCGCACGTGACCGACCAGGTTCACGAGTGGTTCGAGGAACTCTGGGCCGAGAGCGAACCCTACGACCTCGCGTCTCTCTACGAGGAACGATTTGAACCATACGACCCGTATCTCATCTACCTTCGGGTACTCTACGCACGGTACGGCGACGAGCTGGAGGCGGAACGAGGGGACGGGGATGGTGCCATCACGCTCACGAACTTCCAGCAAGACAGCGTCCGGCGAGCCAACCGATTCCTCGACGAGCACGACGGCGTCATCATCGCCGACGAGGTCGGACTGGGGAAGACGTACATCGCCGGCAAGCTCCTCGAACAGTACGTCCAACAGAACCGTCAGCGGGCGCTTGTGGTGGCACCCGCCTACCTCCGGGATGGGATGTGGCAAAGTAAGCCCGCGGAGTGGGGGATTCAGTTCGAGACGGTCTCCTACGCCGAACTGCGGAACGACCGTCAGCTCGGCGGCGACGCGAACAATCTGAACCTCGCAGTCGACGACTACCAGCTGGTCGTCATCGACGAGGCGCACGCGTTCCGTAATCCGGGGACACAGCAGTCACACGCGCTTCGGACGCTCCTCCGCGGTGATCCACCGAAGGACGTCGTCATGCTCACCGCGACACCGGTCAACAACTCGCTGTGGGACCTGTACTACCTGCTGAACTACTTCATTCGGAACGACGCGGCGTTCGCCAACGAGGGGATTCGGTCGCTCCGCGATCGGTTCAAGCAGGCGCAGTCCGAGGACCCGTCCGACCTCAGCCCCGATCTCCTGTTCGATGTCCTCGACGAAACGACCGTCCGGCGGACGCGGCGGTTCATCAAGAATCACTACGAGAACGCCACGATGCCTGACGGCGAAGGCGGCGAGATACGGATCAACTTCCCCGATCCGCAACCCAAACGCGTCGACTACACGTTCACCGATACGTTCGGTGACGAGTATTTCCACGACGTCGCTCAGGGATTGGCGGCCGGCGACCACGAGGAAGCCGAACTTACGCTGGCCCGCTACCGTCCTTCCTACTACCTGGAAGGCGAAGAGGACGCATCCGAACTGTCACTCGTCGGCCTCCTGCGGACGGGGCTCCTCAAACGATTCGAGTCCTCCAGCTACGCGTTCGCAAACACACTGAGTCGGATGATCGCCCAGAACCGTGCCGCACTCCGGTTGATGGAGGAGGGCTACTTCCCCGAAACCGATGCCATCGAGGAGTGGGTCGAGGTGGACAACGACGAGGCGATGGATGAGATCTTCGGCGAAGCCCACGACGGCAATATTCCACTCGGTGCCGCTGAAGCTGATCCGGCTCGACTTCGTGCCGATCTGGAACACGACATCGAGATATTGGAGCGGTGGCGTGACGGCGCAGAGGCCGTCAGCCGGGACGAGGACGAGAAACTCCACGCGCTCCGTGATACCCTCCAAGACATCGTCCAGCAGGCACACGACGACGCTGAAGCAGGGGAGATTTCCGACGAGGACATCGAGGCGACCTTCCGCCGGAATCGCAAGGTACTGCTGTTCTCCTACTACGAGGATACGGTCGACTGGATCTACGAGTACCTTGAGGATGTAGTCGACGAGGACGAGTCACTGTCGTGTTACGAGGGACGGATCGCCGCCGTCTCCGGCGACGGATCGAAATACGGTGTCACACGCGAGGAAGCTGTCCATGGGTTCGCCCCGAACTCAGGGGATGCACCGCCGGGTGCGACCGACGACTTTGACATCCTCATCACGACGGACGTGCTCGGCCAGGGTGTCAACCTCCAGGAGGCCCGGAACGTCATCAACTACGACCTCCCCTGGAACCCCATGCGTGTGGTCCAGCGGAACGGTCGGATCGATCGGGTGAACTCGCCCCACTCCGAAATCTACCCGTTCTCGTTCTTCCCCGAGGATCGACTCGACGAACTGCTCGAGTTGGAACACCGTGTCCGACAAAAGCTCACCCAAGCGGCGCGATCCATCGGGGTCAGTGGCGGCGTCATCCCGGATATGGAGACGCTCAACCAGAACTTCGCCGAGAAGGTGAAGGACATCGACTCGATCCACGAGGAGGAAGATGAGTTCTACGAGCAGGGTGGCGCTGATGCGGCGGCGTACTCGGGTGAGGAATACCGTCAGGAACTCCGAGAAGGACTCGAAGACCGCGAGGAACAGATCACGTCACTCCCGTGGGCCGCTGGATCGGGATTCCGCGGCGACGAGCCAGGGTATTTCTTCTGTGCACGGGTTGGCGACGAGGTCTTCATGCGGTTCGTTCCGCGGGAGATGGACGAAGACGACGAGATCGTCCAAGACACCCTGACGTGTCTGAAGCGAATCGAGTGTACCCGCGATACAGAACGCGCACTACCTGACTCGATGCGTGAGCGTATCTACGACGCGTGGGGGACTGCACAAGAAGACATCTTCCGTCAGTGGCAAGAGCAGACCGACCCACTGAACGTCCAGCCCGACATCCGACGGCTGTTCCGCGAAGTGGGTCAACACCTCCGTGATCACTGGCCTGCGGACATGACTCAAGACGAACTCCAAGAGACCGTCGAAGCGGTCGAGGCTCCATGGGGCCGGCGTTACGAGCGCGAGCTCCGCGAGATCTACGAGGACGAATCGCTCGGACCAATCGAAAAGTCTCGTGCGCTTGTCGACAAGGTCGAAGACTTGGGTCTCCAGCCGTTCGAAGCTCCCGACCCACTTCCGCCGATCGAAGAAAACGAGGTGAAACTGGTTTGTTGGATGATCGTTGCCCCCGAGGAAGACGAGAGTGAGCAGGACGACCGGCCAGGACTGATGTCTCAGGTGACTTTCGACACGTAG
- a CDS encoding rhomboid family intramembrane serine protease, protein MRRPNSPTIDLLILFGVVYLFQQLGGVFGLGTAWFALAAPVARPWTLVTNVYAHASLGHLLANAIALGIVGIALEQFTTRARFHGFVLVTGVLAALTQLLVGILLATPVAVLGASGAILALYGYVLAGNPIAGGLLGLVELSRRAKVVLIVGIALVMTIVTAGPGVALVAHFTGFCLGLVAGRLRVLRVR, encoded by the coding sequence ATGCGCCGCCCGAACAGTCCGACGATAGATCTCCTCATCCTGTTCGGTGTCGTCTATCTGTTTCAGCAGCTCGGCGGCGTCTTCGGACTGGGGACGGCGTGGTTCGCTCTGGCCGCACCCGTCGCGCGTCCGTGGACGCTGGTCACCAACGTATACGCACACGCCAGTCTCGGCCACCTCCTTGCGAATGCCATCGCCCTCGGTATCGTCGGTATCGCGCTCGAACAGTTCACGACCCGGGCTCGTTTCCACGGCTTCGTACTCGTGACGGGGGTGCTCGCCGCGCTCACGCAACTGCTCGTCGGGATACTCTTGGCCACTCCAGTCGCGGTGCTCGGCGCGAGCGGCGCGATCCTCGCGTTGTACGGGTACGTCTTGGCCGGGAACCCGATTGCCGGTGGCTTGCTCGGGCTGGTTGAGCTCAGTCGACGCGCGAAAGTGGTGTTGATCGTGGGCATCGCCCTCGTCATGACGATCGTCACCGCCGGCCCCGGTGTCGCGCTCGTCGCTCACTTTACTGGCTTCTGTCTGGGGTTGGTAGCGGGGCGACTACGGGTCCTTCGCGTCAGGTAA